In Etheostoma cragini isolate CJK2018 chromosome 15, CSU_Ecrag_1.0, whole genome shotgun sequence, the DNA window ATTCTACAAATCTTACATCCAGACGCTGGCAGAATCAGTGACttctttaaatcactttttttttctattctagCGCACAAATGTCTTATCTCTTTTATTAGGGTTTTTAATCTTTATATTATTGTTGGGTATTTTATTCCATtagacttttgttttatttcaactaaTCTCATTACTTTCCTGAAATGTTCCTGGTTCAACCATGTAAAACAAGTTGTACCTTTTTAGTGaaaagtgctgtacaaataaagtgtctttttattttcatttttctactATCTTTCCTTATCTTTGGCTGGACATATAAAGGATCAATCCAGTATTAGAGGTCAGCTCATATATAGTGTTCCCAAACTTTTACAATCGTACAACTcataatcattttaatcatcGACTGCCAATCCACGTGATCAATTTATTCATTGCTTGGTATATATTTAGGGTGGTTGTTTTTTGCATACagcttctttgtgttttgaggttgtatGCTGCACTTTTAGAAAGTTTTGCTATTGCTCGGGTTATGAAAAgtcagaaaacagtgaaaagatGTCTAACATAATTTCCAACGCATTGTTGGTATGTCTAGAAAACAGTCCAATACCCAGGGGTAAATAATTTACTGTCCtacaagaaaaactgaaaagaatgtcatctgagaaaaagaaatggggGGAATCTTTGTTAATAATTAGTCAATGATAAGAATTGTTGCTGATTCCTTTTCTGTTGATTGAATAATTGATTAAAGTACTAATTATGGTAACTCTTTTTTACCCTAACAGATggctgttattttttaataatttggtctgaaaaggtaaaacaaacaaaaaagatgtaGAAAATGGTCATGCCGACCCTGACTAGGTTTGAAGAACCATGATTTGGAACATTATTAGACACTAAAGTAGTGGAATGAGTAAAGTGGGAAAGAGTAATTGATTATCTCTTAAAGACAAACTAAtaataaaattgtaaatgtaataaatatcaGTACTTGAGGATCTTTATCTAACCACAGCAGACGTTGACATATTTCCTCTGGTGCTCACGTAAACAAACCCTCCTCCTTTTGTCCTCCATTTCCATTGTCACAATCTGTATCTGaccttttctctcccctctctgcctCGCACCCCTCgtagtcttttcttttccatccttctctctttcactgTCGAAGACAAGCTGTTGCTCTGTCCCTGCGGNNNNNNNNNNcccccccccccaccacgaccacctccctctctcccctgcTCTCCTTCTTTCGCCCTCTCCCCACCTGTTGAAGCAATTGTTGCGCAGACCATGTTGTTGTcttcttattattttatgtcACTCACGAGGGTCCACACCCCTTTTTTACACTCTTTTTCCTCCCCTCTATgccactccctctctctctctctctctctctctctctctttttgtccttGCTGGGTATAATAGTCAGAGACAAGGCTCAAGCCGTGATATTCATCAGATCACCACAGGAAGCCCAAACTACTTCAACAAGGAAAGAGGATTTCCCAGCTTGTGTTTACCTGCAGAACACCCCGGTTCCTCAGGTTACAGAGGGACATAGCTGCTGCCTTCCTTTCCCATTTGGACATAAACACGTTGATATTTTACCCAGCAGGCCGTGTAGATGGACAGAGgcatgtctgtgtctctgtggtgTGAGGAGGTGGAGGACCAGAGTCAGAACCCGAGCCAGACTGAGGCTCAATCCCAGGGCCAGATCGTGGGCTCGTCTCAGCTGCGAGCCGCCTGGGACCCCACCGTGTCCGGGCTTCGTGTGATCCAGAGGCTTCTTCATGTGGAGGAGAGGTACATGCCCTCCATGCTCTACATCACCCTCATCCAGCGGGAGCCAGAGCACAGGGAGCAGCTCGCCAAATGGGCCCTGGAGGTATGAAAAGCTCCAGTTTCTACCTCGTGGTGCAGGATGAGTTATGTCATCGCGGCAGCTGTGATGCTGATGCCTCACATCTTTCTCCTTGTCTGCAGGTGTGCTGTGAGTGTGGCTGTGGTGAGGCAGTGttccccctgtctgtctctctgatggATCGGTTCCTGTCGGCCTCTTTGGCTCTACCTGTGTCACCATACTGCCTGGCTGCCGGCTGCATCCTCATCTCCTCCAAACTCACCGAGTGTGACACTGTTACCGCTGACACTCTCTGTGCTGCAGCTGAATACAGCTTCCAGCCTTCGGACCTGAGggtgagtcacacacacacacatacacacagcatcCACAGATGTGGGCAAGAATGTGGTTCTTTGAGACCTCACAGTCGGGGCGGTGGTGGAGTCTGAGCAGAGGTTGGGGCGTTTCCAGCTGTGGGTCCCTGATATCATCATCACTTTTAACCCTACTTACAGTTGCATAGGTTATAAGGGCTAAGAGTTAAACTCAGTTAAACcttgattttaaaagaatacCTTTCACCTTTTTACAGTGTTATTACTCTAAAGGGTTGTAGCAGCCATACTGTGTCAAACTGATGCAGAGCTAGGATGTTAAAGTCAAATCAggaaattattatattaataattgtGTTGCCTCAGCACATCCATCAACTGGATTTCAGCCCACTTAAAACTTTGATTTACAATCCATTAGGGCTAcaactaactttttttaaaatcaggcCTACTGGGTTTTCTACCACTTATCTAACTGATTTATTAAACAGTTTAAACTGTAAATTAGATGAAATGACGACAGATGTTGAGAGCCCCAAATGATGCATACAGATGACAGTGTCAAAACATTGGGCATGTAACCAGTGAATGaatattttcataatcaatCAATCGGCcaataaacatttttgatttatcGATTATTCGTTTGCTCCTTGACATGTCAGAATATAGTGAAAAAAGTCCAATCACAACTTCCCAGAGCCCATACTGTATGACAAAAAGACTTCAGCTTATTCCGATGTATGGTGAAGAGAAGCAGCAGATCTTCCATTTGAGAAGTTGGAACCTGagaaattcaaaaagaaaagcccAATTTTTGCTTAATGAatgaaacaattaatcaattatcagcATATTGCCATCAATCGACTAGTTGACTAACCGTTTCAGCTCATTTTTAATCAATAGAATCCAGTATTGGTGCATTCATCCCATACCTTTCCCATTTAGAATTTTAAATTGGAGCAAATGACTAATTGTACTGACTGACCTCACTGAATGCAGACTTCAGAGCCATTTTTAAGATCTACCACGATGTAACAATAACTATATCCTCTATAATATTTCACAGAACAATTTCTGTATTATAACCATGTTACACATTTCTGACTGCTACATGCATCTGTCTTCCCTCCATCAGGAGATGGAGCGTGTCATCCTCGCCACGCTCCGGTGGGACACAGCAGCAGTGACTCCACAGGACTTCCTCCCACACTTTCTCTCCTCcgtggaggagagaggagatggagacagTGGTGACCGTGAGGAGGGGCTGCTCTCCACCCTGCGGCGGCACTGCGACACGCTGGCTGCCATGTGTGCCTGTGACTCCCGCTTCCTGGGAGCTCCACCGTCACTTGTTGCTGCGGCGTCTCTGAACTGTGCTCTGAGGGGTCTGGGCAACAAGGGCCCCGCTCAGCTGGCTGTAATGAGTGACGCACTGGCCGAGCTCTGCCAGGCCGACCTGGTGAGTACACCTGAAAAGTCAGAGGCTGCACATTGCCCTATtgtctgacttttttattttgcaataactaacttctattttatttctcaaacaacacacataacCTACAATTCACCACATGAACATATCCCCTC includes these proteins:
- the ccndx gene encoding cyclin Dx: MDRGMSVSLWCEEVEDQSQNPSQTEAQSQGQIVGSSQLRAAWDPTVSGLRVIQRLLHVEERYMPSMLYITLIQREPEHREQLAKWALEVCCECGCGEAVFPLSVSLMDRFLSASLALPVSPYCLAAGCILISSKLTECDTVTADTLCAAAEYSFQPSDLREMERVILATLRWDTAAVTPQDFLPHFLSSVEERGDGDSGDREEGLLSTLRRHCDTLAAMCACDSRFLGAPPSLVAAASLNCALRGLGNKGPAQLAVMSDALAELCQADLVVLQYYSDMIEYALRQRLRSGLQQGPMEKDEEVENERPGTPTDMREIDF